One window of the Deltaproteobacteria bacterium genome contains the following:
- a CDS encoding CBS domain-containing protein → MATGKQCGLLGSLSVEMSDEDVFAAMKAINGYLDITPADFLEVYRAAFRHAVERLSSLVKARDIMTEKVVAVKAGTPLAETAKIMEEANISGVPVVDEGRKVIGIISEKDFLLRMRGRLSGSFMGVIAECLSNRGCIAVPIRGKTAADIMTKPVITAFAEDNVSALSQKLAAHGINRIPVTDALGELIGIVTRKDIVDSYCARMF, encoded by the coding sequence ATGGCGACCGGAAAACAATGCGGCCTTTTGGGGTCATTGTCCGTTGAGATGTCCGACGAGGACGTTTTCGCGGCAATGAAGGCCATAAACGGGTATCTCGACATAACCCCGGCGGACTTTCTGGAGGTTTACCGGGCGGCCTTCCGACATGCCGTGGAAAGGCTCTCCAGCCTTGTGAAGGCCCGCGACATAATGACCGAAAAAGTAGTGGCGGTTAAAGCCGGAACCCCCCTTGCCGAAACGGCCAAAATCATGGAGGAGGCCAATATCTCCGGAGTTCCCGTGGTGGATGAGGGCCGGAAGGTGATAGGCATCATCTCCGAAAAGGATTTCCTGTTGAGGATGAGAGGGCGTCTTTCGGGGTCATTCATGGGAGTGATCGCCGAATGCCTTTCAAACCGTGGATGCATCGCGGTACCCATAAGAGGAAAAACTGCTGCGGACATAATGACGAAGCCCGTAATAACAGCTTTTGCGGAGGATAACGTGTCGGCTCTTTCCCAAAAGCTTGCGGCTCACGGCATTAACCGAATACCCGTTACGGATGCTTTGGGCGAACTTATCGGAATAGTGACCCGGAAAGACATCGTTGATTCTTATTGCGCCCGCATGTTCTGA
- a CDS encoding HPP family protein has translation MAYFSKMKGSTKRPPKVNLTEMAWSFFGSFIGIGVVAFINYRTFAGTEFIMIIGSFGASAVLIYGAVRSPLAQPRNLVGGHILSALIGVSAYKLLNGQIWLASALAVSASIFLMHATGTLHPPGGATALIAVTGGPKICGLGYFYVLMPVGLGVLVMLMIALAVNNIPKSRRYPEFWL, from the coding sequence ATGGCATATTTTTCTAAAATGAAGGGCAGCACGAAAAGGCCCCCCAAGGTCAATCTTACGGAGATGGCGTGGTCCTTTTTCGGATCGTTCATTGGCATCGGGGTGGTTGCGTTTATCAATTACCGCACCTTTGCGGGCACCGAATTTATAATGATAATAGGCTCCTTTGGAGCTTCGGCGGTTCTTATATACGGAGCCGTAAGAAGCCCTTTGGCCCAGCCAAGGAATCTTGTGGGCGGCCACATATTGTCCGCCCTTATAGGAGTTTCTGCCTACAAGCTATTGAACGGCCAGATTTGGCTGGCTTCGGCCCTGGCGGTTTCGGCCTCCATTTTTCTGATGCACGCCACGGGGACCCTTCATCCTCCCGGAGGAGCCACTGCCCTTATAGCCGTAACAGGAGGCCCAAAAATTTGCGGCCTTGGATATTTCTACGTTCTCATGCCCGTGGGATTAGGGGTGCTTGTAATGCTCATGATCGCCCTTGCCGTGAACAACATTCCCAAAAGCAGGCGTTACCCGGAATTCTGGCTTTAG
- a CDS encoding hemerythrin domain-containing protein, whose amino-acid sequence MKPRGPLMIEHRLIERMLKSVVEKIPSIKESGKADPVFIDTVVDFVRTYADRTHHGKEEDILFKALVKKKMSDSDRALMLELVEDHKYGRSVVKTIVSAKDEYVAGDVKAIGVLIENLEALAEFYPKHIIKEDKVFFPSTENLFSKEEQDAMLAQFWEFDRNMIHEKYYKVVEDMKASGTK is encoded by the coding sequence ATGAAACCGAGAGGCCCTTTGATGATAGAACACAGGCTGATCGAGAGGATGCTAAAGTCGGTGGTGGAAAAAATTCCGTCGATAAAAGAATCGGGCAAGGCTGATCCGGTTTTCATAGACACCGTTGTGGATTTCGTGCGCACCTACGCAGACCGCACCCATCACGGCAAGGAAGAGGACATTCTTTTCAAGGCCTTGGTGAAAAAGAAAATGTCCGATTCCGACCGCGCTTTGATGCTTGAATTGGTGGAAGATCACAAATACGGCAGAAGCGTCGTAAAAACCATCGTTTCCGCTAAGGACGAATATGTGGCGGGAGACGTGAAGGCGATAGGCGTTTTAATCGAGAATCTCGAGGCCCTGGCAGAATTTTACCCTAAGCACATAATAAAGGAAGACAAGGTTTTCTTTCCTTCAACGGAAAACCTTTTCAGCAAAGAGGAGCAGGACGCCATGCTGGCCCAATTTTGGGAGTTCGACAGAAATATGATCCATGAAAAATACTATAAGGTAGTCGAGGATATGAAAGCCTCGGGAACGAAATGA